A single Aspergillus puulaauensis MK2 DNA, chromosome 7, nearly complete sequence DNA region contains:
- the phoC gene encoding putative cyclin dependent kinase inhibitor Pho81 (COG:P;~EggNog:ENOG410PG41;~InterPro:IPR002110,IPR030395,IPR017946,IPR036770, IPR020683,IPR004331;~PFAM:PF12796,PF03009,PF13637;~go_function: GO:0005515 - protein binding [Evidence IEA];~go_function: GO:0008081 - phosphoric diester hydrolase activity [Evidence IEA];~go_process: GO:0006629 - lipid metabolic process [Evidence IEA]): MKFGKQIQRRQLDLPEYAASFVNYKALKKLIKQLSATPTIPAQSSVAVPQNASEAQAALRANKEVFFFRLEREIEKVNTFYLQKEAEFSQRLKTLVDKKRVVQSRTVTKSKAPANLVALLEGFQQFDGDLNKLQQFVEINETAMSKILKKWDKTSKSRMKELYLHRAVEVQPCFNRDVLRDLSDRATTARIELEAWAEGENIQFDTTRSAERTTALQPFGSEEEDLDLQVLQSATAGNLQTLREWADKLQKSPDSRERATRTFLAAINEFSDDVLAVLLESKLVDIFAEDDINERNCLHEAAISGRNFVFKAGLEAGVQASRTDVYGRIPLHYACIHGRVEMVQQLLETDPSTVDIMDHDNFTPLIHSIVKNQLDCADQLLRNNSRIDPVSESDHIPLNLACQHGSLPIVKMLLERKAQLLPDAEGLYPQHMVARASQSPEILLLLKQHGADLNQRDKLYQWTPLFHAASEGCVNCLRTLLELGVDADVKDEKDLAAMYYAAWEGHLECMLLLWSHHTESRQSHRPLDILNGLRLQEHGSTISWQEQTTVEADDMETVDGIPILSLPPPIIPLRRYGHNFLDKKVFVQILFDPSSSISFDQAGRYPAARLTISSKLSELIPRTVMLPIQEDSRMISFHVDTLQTFTVDFEIFPTFGSKVIAKTVALPTVFKAEKSSAGSCCLPLFDPRLRSIGQLRFGFQVIKPYHGDPLEITHFATYWKATSTGESDHSGLVTGSSLSGDHIQLFVQLTRDRIPVVHPQYTVKHYGIDIPLCHLTFSEFQALGAEKAVHRAEILQLLQTRASEDIALTHRILAASFLSLSEVFENLPVDVNVNLSILYPSAAEEQSSNMTSMADVNTFADAILTVVFDHARVARDENPEFMRSVVFTSYNANICIALNWKQPNYPVLLCNDLGQIRDLARDAGTHPDVDSSGRASMSIKESARIAQSNNFMGLICRSSLLNVVPALVATIKELGLVLVADTSDEADQPDSQSLGAAGSMGVAELAYRMPEGVNGLMKANGILRFNDMIDM; this comes from the exons AT GAAGTTCGGCAAACAAATCCAGCGCAGGCAGCTTGATCTGCCAGAATATGCCGCTAGTTTCGTGAATTATAAAGCATTAAAGAAG CTTATAAAGCAATTGAGTGCAACCCCGACTATTCCCGCCCAGAGTTCTGTGGCCGTCCCTCAAAATGCCTCCGAAGCGCAAGCTGCGCTTCGCGCGAACAAGGAGGTGTTTTTCTTCCGACTG GAGCGCGAAATCGAAAAAGTCAATACTTTCTACCTACAGAAGGAAGCCGAG TTCTCTCAACGGTTAAAAACCTTGGTTGATAAAAAGCGAGTCGTGCAGTCGCGAACAGTGACCAAATCTAAAGCTCCAGCAAATCTTGTCGCACTTCTCGAAGGCTTCCAACAGTTCGATGGGGATCTGAATAAACTTCAG CAATTTGTTGAAATCAATGAGACGGCTATGTCAAAGATCCTCAAGAAG TGGGACAAAACATCAAAG TCTCGCATGAAGGAACTATATCTTCACCGCGCCGTCGAAGTACAACCGTGTTTCAATAGAGATGTTTTGCGCGACCTTTCTGATCGGGCGACTACCGCCCGGATAGAGCTTGAAGCTTGGGCGGAGGGTGAAAATATACAATTCGATACGACTCGTTCAGCCGAACGGACAACGGCACTTCAGCCTTTCGgatcagaagaagaagaccttgACCTTCAAGTGCTGCAGTCGGCCACTGCAGGAAATCTACAAACCTTGCGCGAGTGGGCAGACAAACTGCAAAAATCCCCCGACTCCCGCGAACGAGCTACGCGCACGTTCCTCGCCGCGATCAACGAATTCTCTGATGATGTCCTCGCTGTCCTTCTTGAAAGTAAATTGGTCGATATCTTCGCTGAGGATGATATCAACGAGCGGAATTGCCTGCACGAGGCGGCCATCTCTGGCCGGAATTTTGTTTTCAAGGCTGGTCTAGAGGCGGGTGTTCAAGCCTCTCGGACGGATGTATATGGGAGAATACCTCTTCACTATGCTTGTATACATGGCCGTGTGGAGATGGTACAGCAACTACTAGAGACAGATCCTAGTACTGTTGACATTATGGACCACGACAATTTCACGCCGTTAATACATAGCATTGTCAAGAATCAGCTGGATTGCGCtgaccagcttctccgcaATAATTCCCGCATTGACCCCGTATCCGAGTCCGATCATATTCCGCTGAATTTGGCATGTCAACATGGGTCCCTCCCCATTGTTAAGATGCTTTTAGAAAGGAAGgcccagctcctccccgATGCAGAGGGCCTGTACCCTCAGCACATGGTGGCGCGAGCTTCACAGTCTCCTGAGATCCTGCTATTGCTCAAACAGCATGGCGCGGATCTTAACCAAAGAGATAAGCTCTATCAGTGGACTCCTCTTTTCCATGCTGCCAGTGAGGGTTGCGTCAATTGTTTGCGAACGCTTCTGGAGCTTGGTGTGGATGCGGATGTTAAGGATGAGAAAGACCTGGCAGCAATGTATTATGCTGCCTGGGAAGGCCATTTGGAATGCATGCTCTTGCTGTGGTCTCACCATACCGAGTCACGGCAGTCCCATCGACCATTGGACATTCTGAACGGCCTGCGGCTCCAAGAGCATGGCTCTACTATTTCCTGGCAGGAGCAGACTACAGTAGAGGCCGATGACATGGAAACGGTGGACGGCATCCCCATCCTATCGCTTCCTCCACCAATCATCCCACTCCGACGATATGGGCACAACTTCTTGGACAAAAAGGTTTTCGTTCAGATTTTGTTCGATCCTAGTAGCTCGATTTCCTTTGACCAAGCTGGGCGTTATCCTGCTGCTCGATTGACTATTTCTTCGAAACTTTCCGAATTAATTCCGCGAACTGTGATGCTCCCTATCCAGGAAGATTCACGAATGATTTCCTTCCATGTTGATACTCTGCAAACTTTCACCGTGGATTTTGAGATTTTCCCCACGTTTGGCTCCAAGGTGATTGCAAAGACAGTTGCGCTTCCGACAGTCTTCAAAGCAGAGAAATCCAGCGCCGGCTCTTGTTGTTTGCCACTTTTCGATCCCCGATTGCGATCGATTGGGCAGCTTCGCTTTGGATTCCAAGTCATCAAGCCATATCATGGAGACCCTCTAGAAATCACGCATTTCGCGACATACTGGAAGGCAACAAGCACTGGTGAATCTGATCACAGTGGCTTGGTCACTGGATCTAGTCTTTCAGGAGACCATATTCAACTTTTCGTGCAACTTACAAGAGATAGAATACCCGTGGTCCACCCACAATACACGGTGAAACACTATGGCATTGATATTCCTCTCTGCCATCTTACCTTTTCGGAATTCCAAGCCCTCGGTGCTGAAAAGGCTGTTCACAGAGCAGAgattctccagcttctgcagACACGCGCTTCCGAAGACATAGCCCTAACGCATAGAATACTCGCCGCATCATTCCTATCCCTAAGTGAGGTTTTCGAGAACCTCCCGGTTGATGTCAATGTCAACCTCTCTATCCTTTACCCATCAGCTGCGGAGGAACAATCTTCGAACATGACCTCTATGGCAGACGTTAATACATTCGCCGACGCTATTTTGACAGTCGTCTTCGACCATGCTCGTGTGGCACGCGATGAAAACCCTGAATTCATGCGCTCTGTCGTGTTCACGTCATACAACGCTAACATATGCATTGCCCTGAATTGGAAGCAACCGAACT ACCCTGTGCTCCTTTGCAACGATCTTGGTCAAATCCGCGATTTGGCCCGTGACGCCGGGACCCATCCAGATGTTGACAGCAGTGGCCGGGCGTCAATGTCTATCAAGGAATCGGCGCGTATAGCGCAGAGCAACAATTTTATGGGTCTGATATGCCGGTCCAGCCTTTTG AACGTCGTGCCAGCTCTGGTAGCAACTATCAAGGAACTCGGCCTTGTACTTGTAGCAGATACCTCCGATGAAGCCGACCAACCGGACAGCCAAAGCCTAGGCGCCGCCGGCTCCATGGGCGTGGCCGAATTGGCATACCGCATGCCTGAAGGTGTTAATGGCTTAATGAAGGCCAACGGCATTCTGAGGTTCAATGATATGATCGACATGTGA
- a CDS encoding uncharacterized protein (COG:S;~EggNog:ENOG410PPZR;~TransMembrane:1 (o166-188i)), protein MPSTPAQPAPTTTSDTDSNDSTPSPTPTESEPTSSSETSTSSEESPTSSSSTESTSSTETTESTSTTQDTPTPTSTSTSTTTDESTSSTTDEPTSTTDEPTSTDEPTSTTDETTPGTTTTVVTVTGSTTTSTISDGGAASTIGSSSTASATDTDGGGSGLSAGGTIAVAVVVPVASVAIIVLLGLWLWRRHKAKKVAEEERRKEVEEYGFNPNGDPTLPAVMGGGADDNSGYRGWGTTSAGRKASTNLSSGAGVGLAMSEAGSQPGYQHAATPSDGTIQYSEGHGGLGETEPYGILGAAPVAGAATSNQRNADINRGPSNASSAYSAANHSDISEESHMSAAHPGGPYYDYTDAQQPYGGYSDPYGGQPVIRDVQARRNTQIQNPSVFPRQGNAGIAQNF, encoded by the coding sequence ATGCCTTCAACCCCAGCGCAACCCGCTCCCACAACAACTTCGGATACAGACTCCAACGACAGTACTCCATCTCCGACTCCCACCGAGTCTGAACctacttcttcatccgaaacatcaacatcatctgAGGAATCTCCGACATCGTCAAGCAGTACGGAAAGCACCTCATCTACGGAAACAACCGAAAGCACCTCAACGACCCAGGACACTCCTACACCTACTAGCACTTCGACGAGTACTACCACAGACGAGTCAACATCATCTACTACTGATGAACCGACTTCTACTACTGATGAACCGACTTCTACTGATGAACCGACTTCTACTACTGATGAAACCACTCCGGGAACAACCACAACCGTCGTTACTGTAACGGGTTCCACGACTACTAGCACAATATCAGATGGAGGTGCGGCTTCAACCATAGGGTCATCATCCACTGCTTCAGCAACAGACACAGACGGCGGTGGCTCCGGGCTGTCAGCAGGTGGGACGATAGCTGTCGCCGTTGTGGTCCCGGTCGCTTCTGTCGCTATAATTGTCTTATTAGGGCTGTGGCTCTGGAGGAGACACAAAGCAAAGAAGGTCGCGGAAGAGGAGCGCAGAAAGGAAGTTGAGGAGTACGGGTTTAACCCGAACGGTGACCCAACACTGCCCGCCGTAATGGGTGGCGGTGCAGACGATAACTCAGGATATCGTGGATGGGGAACAACTTCTGCTGGCCGTAAAGCGTCCACGAATTTATCAAGCGGTGCTGGCGTTGGCCTGGCAATGTCTGAGGCTGGAAGCCAGCCGGGCTACCAACACGCCGCAACCCCCAGCGATGGCACCATTCAATATTCTGAAGGACATGGTGGTCTTGGTGAGACCGAACCATATGGGATTCTGGGCGCTGCTCCTGTCGCTGGTGCTGCTACCTCTAACCAGCGCAATGCCGATATCAACCGCGGTCCATCCAATGCGTCGTCCGCATATTCTGCTGCCAACCATTCGGATATTTCAGAGGAAAGCCACATGTCTGCCGCACACCCAGGTGGCCCATACTACGATTATACTGATGCGCAGCAACCATACGGAGGGTACAGCGATCCATATGGAGGCCAGCCAGTGATCCGGGATGTCCAGGCACGCCGCAACACACAGATCCAGAATCCGTCTGTGTTTCCACGACAAGGAAACGCCGGAATCGCGCAGAATTTCTGA
- a CDS encoding uncharacterized protein (COG:S;~EggNog:ENOG410PMAD;~TransMembrane:1 (o70-91i)) → MHRHHQRLHRHGQYVETDPAPLESIVMPEIRDIVKRAPMPTSESGSTSTCAPGDDSARCEKNTSTTNNTVLPVVLGAVIPIVCAIIVLYFLHRRNLKKLRNEDANDKHKSLDFGLDLPSGSGKSGMREKDGTRINHMKGVSLDIGPSPYMMPPDMRGSRDSMNSLPRSVLTDDDKYRRAHQYFSPDAHSIRSQRRGYEDTASVAGSTSRGAHGDDMNQGLLGNAQRISRSSPPLYNAPSEPSPRSSANQPQVHDGSFELSLPRSPSPVHVPGLTPINESATESPKEGNTPAGAHAQLNSRPEHEFDFALRDIPSAHTEPNPAPLHDTSIPTPRISFPSSDGASDYGDERASNPMVPAVSVEKVESGPTHEVPMPPLPEEPLQQSNMSLDPRRDTRRLTMGLRPLPPEDPADNPEQRANRIRSFYKEYFDESKAGQRETYYEDYDAEYYPYEDEYVYDPVTGEYYDAFPAPYAEPVTRRAMTPPPRAPPRFQGGPRHMASGSIGGYSEQFYSSGPRAFSSASARFPGARGPRKPAPPPTPLTVLPTPHLLKDDAIMTAIDFAPGSSFRDQKDGRPETPLGGVRPYSPMVRAHTPLASVFDDLAPMPSPHQLRKSGAFDNLDFAPPPRFKTQETASDAGSIRSTRTGVSSAHLHNIRTGAYRVSRLPPETVGTRDDLMSNLRPTWDMRQ, encoded by the exons ATGCACCGGCATCATCAGCGCctacatcgccatggccaaTACGTGGAAACTGACCCTGCTCCCCTTGAGTCGATTGTCATGCCCGAAATTCGGGACATTGTAAAAAGAGCGCCAATGCCGACCTCGGAATCAGGATCGACCTCGACGTGTGCACCCGGAGATGACTCTGCTCGATGTGAGAAGAACACGAGTACGACAAACAATACTGTACTGCCTGTAGTGCTAGGAGCGGT TATCCCAATTGTCTGTGCGATTATAGTTTTGTACTTTCTGCATCGGCGAAATCTAAAGAAACTGCGGAACGAAGACGCCAATGACAAGCACAAATCCCTTGACTTTGGACTAGATTTACCGTCTGGCAGTGGCAAATCTGGAATGCGTGAGAAGGATGGTACACGTATCAATCACATGAAAGGTGTTTCTCTTGATATTGGGCCTAGCCCGTATATGATGCCACCTGATATGCGAGGCTCAAGGGACTCGATGAATTCATTGCCCCGCTCGGTTTTGACGGACGATGATAAGTACCGACGTGCGCATCAGTACTTTTCACCTGATGCGCACTCTATTCGATCCCAGCGACGAGGCTATGAAGACACAGCAAGCGTTGCTGGCTCAACAAGTAGAGGAGCCCATGGCGACGACATGAACCAAGGGCTACTAGGAAATGCTCAAAGGATCTCACGCTCCTCCCCACCTCTCTACAATGCACCCAGTGAGCCCAGCCCACGGAGCTCAGCGAACCAACCCCAAGTGCATGACGGGAGTTTTGAATTAAGCTTGCCAAGGAGTCCTAGTCCCGTTCATGTACCAGGTTTGACGCCAATCAATGAGTCGGCGACAGAGAGTCCGAAAGAAGGAAATACCCCTGCAGGTGCACATGCACAGTTGAACTCTCGCCCCGAACACGAGTTTGATTTTGCGTTGCGGGATATACCTTCTGCCCACACAGAACCCAACCCTGCTCCGTTGCATGATACGTCAATTCCAACTCCTCGAATTTCTTTCCCCTCGAGTGATGGCGCTAGTGATTATGGAGACGAAAGGGCGTCCAACCCTATGGTTCCGGCAGTGAGCGTTGAGAAGGTAGAGTCAGGTCCTACTCATGAGGTGCCGATGCCTCCGTTACCGGAGGAGCCGCTACAACAATCTAACATGAGCCTTGATCCCCGCCGTGATACCCGCCGTCTGACAATGGGGTTACGCCCATTGCCCCCAGAGGATCCGGCTGATAACCCCGAGCAACGTGCTAATCGTATTCGATCATTCTACAAGGAGTATTTCGACGAAAGCAAAGCGGGccaaagagaaacttactaCGAAGACTACGATGCAGAATACTATCCGTATGAGGATGAGTATGTGTACGATCCAGTGACTGGCGAGTACTATGACGCATTCCCAGCGCCGTACGCTGAACCAGTGACCCGTCGTGCCATGACTCCTCCGCCGCGTGCACCTCCCCGATTTCAAGGCGGGCCGCGCCATATGGCATCAGGTTCGATCGGTGGATATAGTGAACAATTCTATTCATCAGGCCCGCGTGCGTtctcatcggcatcggccCGTTTCCCTGGTGCTCGAGGGCCGCGCAAGCCAGCCCCTCCGCCAACACCCCTTACCGTTCTCCCAACCCCTCATTTGCTTAAAGACGATGCCATTATGACGGCCATTGATTTCGCGCCGGGTTCGAGCTTCAGGGACCAAAAGGACGGCCGCCCAGAGACACCTCTCGGTGGAGTACGGCCTTATAGCCCGATGGTTCGAGCACACACTCCTCTTGCTTCAGTATTCGACGACCTGGCACCTATGCCTAGCCC GCACCAACTGCGAAAGTCAGGCGCTTTTGATAATTTAGACTTTGCCCCCCCACCTCGTTTCAAGACCCAGGAGACTGCGAGCGATGCTGGTAGCATCCGCAGCACGCGAACCGGAGTCTCATCAGCCCATTTGCATAATATCCGCACTGGTGCGTACCGTGTCAGCCGACTGCCCCCGGAAACTGTTGGTACCAGGGATGACTTGATGTCGAACCTTCGTCCTACATGGGATATGCGGCAATAA